The Candidatus Nitrosymbiomonas proteolyticus genome has a segment encoding these proteins:
- a CDS encoding 30S ribosomal protein S18, with protein sequence MSETTPTPSAPESSMKDKDFGADRESKPRGRRRRKVSYLTINKIYSVDYKDLNILRRYVNDRGKILPSRQTGTTAKEQRMVARAVRRARELALLPYVVTEFSADRREMARGGPRQRSGGRRPEPPVQAAEAPVEAPVQAPTEAPAEAPAPAAAEEATPGSS encoded by the coding sequence ATGAGCGAAACCACACCGACCCCCTCGGCCCCTGAGTCCTCCATGAAGGATAAGGACTTCGGCGCAGATCGCGAGTCCAAGCCTCGCGGCAGACGCCGAAGAAAGGTCAGCTACCTGACCATCAACAAGATTTACTCCGTCGACTACAAGGACCTCAACATCCTTCGCCGCTACGTCAACGATCGTGGCAAGATCCTACCGAGCCGTCAAACGGGGACGACCGCAAAGGAACAGCGCATGGTCGCAAGGGCGGTTCGAAGAGCGCGCGAGCTCGCTCTCCTGCCGTACGTGGTTACCGAGTTTTCGGCTGATCGGCGAGAGATGGCGAGGGGAGGCCCTCGGCAGCGATCGGGAGGTCGAAGACCCGAGCCGCCTGTCCAAGCCGCGGAAGCTCCTGTCGAGGCCCCAGTCCAGGCTCCAACCGAGGCGCCCGCTGAAGCGCCAGCGCCGGCCGCAGCGGAAGAGGCCACGCCCGGATCGAGCTAA
- a CDS encoding aminopeptidase N → MKKPLASLLVVVSLAAILPAQRQNPFQPPAAKLHYAPDRVADLQHVRIDIDVDYPNRTIVGKTTNTFIALRTGADSVTLHAGESLEITGVKVNGSPATFARVERELHIKTGELTRGKPVSIDVGYKSQNSRGQSFGAGGGWHWIQPRQGVEDPVRVGFWTQGETAYNSEWAPTWDYPNDFATSETRTTVDAAWDVVGNGVLKSATPNADGKRKTFVWEMTQPHATYLISLVGGPFDIQKDRWQDIDLWYVVPKGQGKYISSSFGDTKDMLTFFSSRLGVKYPWPKYAQNAMFDFGGGMENVSSTTLGEGALTEERDGFLNMSGLNAHELAHQWFGDLVSCKHWGDIWLNESFATFMQALYFEHARGKDDYDHEVEGMMRSYFAESRRYKRPLSTKLYANPEVVFDSHAYPKGGSVLHTLRRLLGDEPFFAGLNLYLTQHRHTPVESFQLRRALTESSGINLERFWEQWIDKPGHPVLDYTWSYEGGKLKVAVKQTQDTSDGTPLYDLPMKLMVVRDGLSRSPFEVFPIPITQAEESFEFDLPSRPLFVLLDPFHDFLREIPNHHWTPEQAMLALRLAPNATDREAAMNHLVRSPTQDGLSVVTESLREDFGLHPALRNVGPLVNLNREELRGFWTEQLKHPNFDRRAEAVRALGRLPATASTTLELRSLVTSEAPIRVVTNALSALAAWDKEGNKEVFQRALNIEDRRGLIRRAAERALRE, encoded by the coding sequence GTGAAGAAGCCTCTTGCCAGCCTTCTCGTCGTAGTGTCGCTTGCAGCGATCCTCCCAGCCCAGCGGCAAAACCCGTTCCAGCCCCCGGCCGCAAAGCTGCATTATGCGCCCGATCGGGTCGCCGACCTCCAGCACGTCCGCATCGACATCGACGTCGACTACCCGAATCGCACGATCGTCGGGAAGACGACCAACACGTTCATCGCACTACGGACTGGGGCCGACTCCGTGACCCTCCATGCGGGCGAATCGCTCGAGATCACCGGAGTCAAAGTCAACGGATCGCCCGCAACCTTCGCCAGAGTCGAGCGCGAACTCCACATCAAGACCGGAGAGCTTACCCGCGGAAAGCCTGTTTCCATCGACGTCGGCTACAAGTCGCAAAACAGCCGAGGGCAGAGCTTCGGCGCTGGAGGCGGTTGGCATTGGATTCAACCCAGACAGGGAGTCGAAGACCCAGTGCGAGTCGGATTCTGGACGCAGGGCGAAACCGCCTACAACAGCGAATGGGCGCCCACTTGGGACTACCCCAACGACTTCGCCACGAGCGAGACCCGAACCACCGTCGATGCCGCCTGGGACGTGGTGGGGAACGGGGTTCTGAAATCGGCCACCCCAAACGCCGACGGCAAGCGAAAGACCTTCGTGTGGGAGATGACGCAGCCCCATGCGACCTACCTCATCAGCCTCGTCGGCGGCCCCTTCGACATTCAAAAGGACCGCTGGCAAGATATCGACCTCTGGTACGTCGTGCCCAAGGGCCAGGGCAAGTACATTTCGAGTTCGTTTGGCGACACGAAGGATATGCTCACCTTCTTCTCAAGCAGATTGGGAGTCAAGTATCCCTGGCCGAAGTACGCGCAGAACGCGATGTTCGACTTCGGCGGCGGAATGGAGAACGTCTCCTCGACCACCCTCGGCGAAGGCGCGCTCACCGAAGAACGAGACGGCTTTCTCAACATGTCGGGCCTGAACGCCCACGAACTCGCGCACCAGTGGTTCGGAGACCTTGTGAGCTGCAAACATTGGGGCGACATCTGGCTCAACGAGAGCTTCGCGACCTTTATGCAAGCCCTGTACTTTGAGCACGCGCGGGGTAAGGACGACTACGATCACGAGGTCGAGGGGATGATGCGAAGCTACTTCGCCGAGTCCCGGAGGTATAAGAGGCCGCTTTCCACGAAGCTCTACGCTAACCCGGAGGTCGTATTCGACTCGCACGCCTACCCCAAGGGAGGCAGCGTCCTCCACACTCTCAGACGGCTTCTGGGAGACGAGCCGTTTTTTGCGGGCCTGAACCTCTATCTCACCCAGCACCGCCATACCCCCGTCGAGAGCTTCCAACTCCGACGCGCTCTCACAGAGTCCTCAGGCATCAACCTGGAACGCTTTTGGGAGCAATGGATCGACAAGCCGGGTCACCCCGTCCTCGACTACACATGGAGCTATGAAGGCGGCAAGCTGAAGGTCGCCGTCAAGCAAACCCAAGACACCTCCGACGGAACTCCCCTTTATGACCTCCCCATGAAGCTCATGGTGGTTCGAGACGGTCTCAGCCGTTCGCCGTTCGAGGTCTTCCCCATCCCCATCACCCAAGCCGAGGAGTCGTTTGAATTCGACCTGCCGTCTCGGCCGTTGTTCGTGCTTCTCGATCCGTTCCACGACTTCCTCAGGGAAATCCCGAATCACCACTGGACTCCCGAGCAAGCCATGCTGGCGCTGCGGCTCGCCCCCAATGCGACCGACCGAGAGGCGGCGATGAACCACCTCGTGCGTTCGCCGACTCAGGACGGGCTCAGCGTGGTGACGGAGTCTCTTCGGGAAGACTTCGGGCTTCATCCTGCGCTCAGGAACGTGGGGCCGCTGGTCAACCTGAACCGCGAGGAACTGAGGGGCTTCTGGACGGAACAACTCAAGCACCCCAATTTCGACCGCCGGGCCGAAGCCGTTCGGGCGCTGGGCCGATTGCCCGCCACCGCCTCAACGACCCTCGAACTCCGGTCGCTCGTCACGTCCGAGGCGCCGATCCGAGTGGTGACGAACGCCCTGAGCGCGCTTGCGGCATGGGATAAGGAAGGCAACAAGGAGGTCTTCCAGAGGGCGCTGAACATCGAGGACCGTCGGGGCCTGATCCGCCGCGCCGCCGAACGGGCGTTGAGGGAGTAG
- a CDS encoding ribulose-5-phosphate 3-epimerase — MKCELAPSILSCDPGRYREAVAELLAAGVERVHFDVMDGQFVPPITFGAGLVRSLRDLGDAVFEAHLMTLTPESHFDAFLEAGCQSIIFHQEATPHAHRLCQRLRERGIRAGVALNPSTPVDAILEVSDVLDLALVMTVNPGWGGQEFLRACLRKVETIRRECPDLDIEVDGGIDPLTLGLAKAAGANVFVAGSFLASCPTLTSGVEQLRAECD; from the coding sequence ATGAAATGCGAGCTCGCCCCGTCGATCCTCTCGTGCGATCCAGGGCGATATCGCGAAGCGGTTGCCGAACTCCTCGCCGCTGGCGTTGAGCGAGTTCATTTCGACGTGATGGACGGACAATTCGTGCCTCCGATCACCTTTGGAGCGGGGTTGGTTCGTAGTCTGAGGGACCTCGGCGACGCGGTATTTGAGGCGCACCTCATGACGCTCACACCCGAATCCCACTTCGACGCATTCCTCGAAGCCGGGTGCCAGTCGATTATTTTTCATCAGGAAGCCACTCCCCACGCGCACAGGTTGTGCCAGCGGCTCCGAGAGCGAGGGATTCGCGCTGGGGTCGCGCTGAACCCCTCGACCCCCGTCGACGCGATTTTGGAGGTGTCCGATGTGCTCGACCTTGCCCTGGTCATGACGGTCAATCCGGGCTGGGGAGGCCAGGAGTTTCTTCGGGCGTGCCTGAGAAAAGTCGAGACGATTCGGCGGGAGTGCCCGGACCTCGACATCGAAGTGGACGGCGGGATCGATCCTCTCACCTTGGGGCTTGCCAAAGCTGCAGGGGCGAACGTGTTCGTTGCGGGGAGCTTCTTGGCGAGTTGCCCCACGCTGACTTCGGGGGTCGAGCAGTTGAGGGCGGAATGCGACTGA
- a CDS encoding serine/threonine protein kinase, producing MIGRVLRIRYDVVQLIGDGPVFRSYVARDRVQGREVCIREFKPPFDKEPEFVNAVRKCVDSLGDVKHPSVERLLEVDEDEGTPFIVGELSAGSSLAERIRRLAPFSVSVAVSTAVSICEGLTALHDAGIVHGDVGEPNIWVSTTGEARLQLAGLWQAYSASQTAGGVVLPAMAPSLAPEVSQGAMPSPSSDVYGVGVILFHLLTGRMPYHAEHPVALAMKHISEPIPSTRSINPSVPVALDRVVQRALAKNPEERYQTAAGLLSDLRMIRDALRFGRKPTTSDSPRRDEKPTQVAPAMSAARRPRSKPDEKEWEESEPRDVPTWLVMAMVFLGSLVVFMLAGWLFFNLSRPRAIVVPDVTRLTLREAQDRLQSAQLRVRVARRESNEEVPADTVLESEPPAGAKVYEGNTVQLVVSAGSRFVDVPDLRGRTLDSARELLDTIGLKLDERIEEQRDRDMEPGTILAQAPPPRQRAERGTAVRVTVASDRSTSTSAEANKRYLFTIRIRLRDIESSVMLRVDLADSRGTRTVYENEHSPEELVEITAEGQGPQATFSIYYDNELVKQVTKDSAEPDTGEET from the coding sequence GTGATTGGCAGGGTGCTTCGGATCCGATACGACGTAGTCCAACTCATCGGCGATGGGCCGGTGTTCCGGTCGTATGTTGCCCGCGACCGGGTTCAGGGCCGCGAGGTTTGCATCCGTGAATTCAAGCCGCCTTTCGACAAGGAACCCGAGTTCGTCAATGCGGTTCGCAAGTGCGTGGATTCGCTGGGCGACGTGAAGCACCCCAGCGTCGAGCGCTTGCTGGAGGTGGACGAGGACGAAGGCACGCCATTTATCGTCGGGGAACTCTCGGCAGGTTCCTCCCTCGCCGAGCGAATCCGGCGGCTCGCCCCATTCTCGGTGTCGGTCGCGGTCTCGACGGCGGTGTCGATTTGCGAGGGTTTGACGGCGCTGCACGACGCCGGGATCGTCCACGGGGACGTAGGCGAGCCTAACATCTGGGTTTCGACGACTGGCGAGGCGCGGCTGCAACTCGCGGGGCTGTGGCAGGCTTACTCGGCAAGCCAGACGGCGGGAGGCGTGGTGCTGCCTGCAATGGCGCCCTCCTTGGCTCCCGAAGTCAGCCAAGGAGCCATGCCGAGCCCGTCCTCCGACGTTTACGGAGTCGGTGTGATCCTGTTCCACCTCTTGACAGGACGTATGCCGTATCACGCCGAACACCCCGTTGCGCTGGCGATGAAGCACATTTCGGAGCCGATTCCCAGCACCCGATCCATCAACCCCTCGGTGCCGGTCGCGCTCGATCGCGTGGTTCAAAGAGCCCTTGCCAAGAACCCCGAAGAGCGATACCAGACGGCGGCGGGCCTCTTGAGCGACTTGCGGATGATTCGGGACGCTCTGCGATTCGGGAGAAAACCGACCACCTCAGATTCCCCCCGGCGCGACGAGAAGCCGACGCAAGTGGCCCCGGCGATGTCGGCCGCGCGTCGTCCCCGCTCGAAGCCCGACGAAAAGGAGTGGGAGGAGTCAGAACCGAGAGACGTCCCGACGTGGCTGGTGATGGCGATGGTGTTTCTCGGAAGCCTCGTCGTGTTCATGCTGGCAGGGTGGCTGTTCTTCAACCTCAGCCGTCCGAGGGCGATCGTGGTTCCCGATGTGACTCGCCTGACCCTTCGAGAAGCCCAGGACCGGCTGCAATCAGCTCAGTTGCGGGTTCGCGTCGCCCGGAGGGAGTCGAATGAGGAGGTTCCGGCGGATACGGTGCTGGAAAGCGAGCCGCCGGCGGGCGCAAAGGTGTATGAAGGCAACACGGTGCAACTCGTGGTGAGCGCGGGGAGTCGGTTTGTGGATGTGCCTGATCTCAGGGGCAGAACACTCGACAGCGCGCGCGAGCTGCTCGACACGATTGGGCTGAAGCTCGACGAAAGGATCGAAGAGCAGCGGGATCGGGATATGGAACCCGGCACCATCCTCGCCCAAGCGCCCCCTCCACGCCAAAGGGCCGAGCGGGGGACGGCGGTGCGCGTGACGGTGGCGTCCGATCGCTCGACTTCGACTTCAGCGGAAGCGAACAAGCGCTACCTCTTTACCATCCGTATTCGCCTTCGCGACATTGAGAGTTCGGTGATGCTTCGAGTGGATCTGGCCGACTCTCGGGGAACTCGGACCGTCTATGAGAACGAGCACAGTCCGGAGGAGTTGGTGGAGATCACGGCCGAAGGGCAGGGCCCTCAGGCTACCTTCTCGATCTACTACGACAACGAACTCGTCAAGCAGGTGACCAAGGACTCTGCCGAACCTGACACTGGAGAAGAAACATGA
- a CDS encoding pyridoxal 5'-phosphate synthase glutaminase subunit PdxT, with the protein MPSRVGVVAIQGDFQKHVESLQRAGIAPSQISLLRTADDLEGVGRAIIPGGESTTTGLLMQRFGLGDALKERAQGGMPLWGTCMGMILMAREVCEREQYTLGVLDIAVVRNAFGAQVHSFEAPVQFKGFDEPVTGVFIRAPVATELGPGVEILAEVEGQVVAVREGNRIGTSFHPELTDSTVLHEWFLKL; encoded by the coding sequence ATGCCGTCGAGAGTGGGCGTTGTCGCCATCCAAGGCGACTTCCAGAAGCACGTCGAGTCGCTGCAACGAGCCGGAATCGCCCCCTCGCAAATCTCCCTTCTTCGGACCGCCGATGACCTCGAAGGGGTCGGCCGCGCGATCATCCCCGGCGGTGAGAGCACCACGACCGGGCTCCTGATGCAACGGTTCGGACTGGGAGACGCCCTCAAGGAGCGCGCCCAGGGAGGAATGCCGCTCTGGGGAACCTGCATGGGCATGATCCTGATGGCGCGAGAGGTGTGCGAGCGCGAGCAGTACACCCTCGGCGTTCTCGATATCGCCGTCGTTCGAAACGCGTTCGGGGCGCAGGTCCACAGCTTCGAGGCTCCGGTGCAGTTCAAAGGGTTCGACGAGCCCGTTACGGGCGTCTTCATTCGTGCGCCGGTCGCCACTGAGCTAGGACCGGGCGTCGAGATTCTCGCCGAAGTCGAGGGGCAGGTGGTCGCCGTGCGAGAAGGAAACCGGATCGGGACCAGTTTCCACCCCGAGCTGACCGACTCGACGGTTCTTCACGAGTGGTTTCTGAAGCTATGA
- a CDS encoding sulfatase, whose translation MDPIREHELLLTRRQLFGRATLGVGTVALASLLKAESPAFLPLQDPKSPQGTGRPGLPHFAPKAKHVIVLTMNGGPSQIDMWDYKPAMSERFDADFPEDVRRGQRLTTMTSGQQRFPIAPSKYQFTKYDNGGDGIWVSELLPHTAKVVKELCVIRSMYTEAINHDPAITYIQTGSQLPGRPSLGAWLSYGLGSLSEDLPAYLVLHSSWSAKRDAQALYSRLWGSGFLPSQHQGVSLRSQGDPVLFLKDPKGIESVSRRKMLDGLAALNQLQLQHFGDPEIAARIAQYEMAFRLQTSVPDLMDTSNEPESVYELYGSDSQKPGTFAANCLLARRLVERGVRCIQIFHRGWDQHGDIGGDLPLQCRDIDQACAALILDLKARGLLEETLVVWGGEFGRTIYCQGPLSKENYGRDHHPRCFTMWMAGGGARPGTVYGHTDDFSYNIVDADGNPIDPTPDHLTPGAVHIHDLNATILRLLGVDHQRLTYLYQGRDFRLTDVHGFVVNDLIES comes from the coding sequence TTGGACCCCATTCGCGAACACGAACTTCTCCTAACCCGACGCCAGCTCTTCGGGCGCGCGACCCTCGGAGTCGGCACCGTGGCGCTGGCGTCGCTCCTCAAAGCGGAAAGCCCGGCCTTCCTACCCCTGCAAGACCCAAAGAGCCCGCAAGGAACCGGTAGGCCGGGACTGCCCCACTTCGCCCCTAAGGCCAAGCACGTGATCGTCCTCACCATGAACGGAGGCCCGAGCCAGATCGACATGTGGGACTACAAGCCCGCCATGTCGGAGAGGTTCGACGCCGACTTCCCCGAGGACGTACGCCGGGGACAGCGGCTCACGACCATGACGAGCGGCCAACAGCGGTTCCCGATCGCGCCCTCCAAGTATCAGTTCACAAAGTACGACAACGGCGGGGACGGCATCTGGGTGAGCGAGCTTCTGCCGCATACCGCCAAGGTCGTAAAGGAACTGTGCGTGATTCGGTCGATGTACACCGAGGCGATCAATCACGACCCGGCCATCACGTACATCCAAACCGGCAGCCAGCTTCCCGGCAGGCCCAGCTTGGGGGCGTGGCTTAGCTACGGGCTCGGTAGCCTCAGCGAGGACCTTCCTGCGTACCTTGTCTTGCACTCGAGTTGGAGCGCCAAGCGAGACGCGCAAGCCCTCTACAGTAGGCTCTGGGGAAGCGGGTTCTTGCCGAGTCAGCACCAGGGGGTTTCGTTGCGGAGTCAAGGCGACCCTGTGCTGTTTCTCAAGGACCCCAAGGGGATCGAATCGGTCAGCAGAAGGAAAATGCTCGACGGCCTTGCGGCGCTCAACCAGCTTCAACTTCAACACTTCGGCGACCCTGAAATCGCGGCGCGAATCGCGCAATACGAGATGGCGTTTCGGCTGCAAACGAGCGTGCCAGATCTGATGGACACGTCCAACGAGCCTGAGTCCGTCTATGAACTCTACGGCTCAGACTCCCAAAAACCTGGGACCTTCGCCGCGAACTGCCTCTTGGCAAGGCGGCTTGTAGAGCGCGGGGTTCGGTGCATCCAAATCTTCCATCGCGGGTGGGATCAGCACGGCGACATCGGAGGAGACCTTCCGCTTCAGTGCAGGGACATCGACCAAGCCTGCGCGGCGCTCATTTTGGACCTCAAAGCACGGGGCCTGCTCGAAGAAACGTTGGTCGTTTGGGGCGGGGAGTTTGGGCGCACGATCTACTGCCAAGGACCGCTTTCCAAGGAGAACTACGGCAGGGACCACCACCCGAGATGCTTCACGATGTGGATGGCAGGCGGCGGCGCAAGACCCGGAACGGTGTATGGGCACACCGACGACTTCAGCTACAACATCGTCGACGCAGACGGGAACCCGATCGATCCAACGCCCGATCACCTCACTCCCGGCGCGGTCCATATCCACGACCTGAACGCAACGATCCTACGCCTGCTGGGCGTCGACCACCAACGGCTCACCTACCTTTATCAGGGGCGGGACTTCCGATTGACCGACGTTCATGGCTTTGTGGTGAACGACTTGATCGAAAGCTAG
- a CDS encoding spermidine N(1)-acetyltransferase — protein MAYGWEGSKTRLVPLDKERHLDNALVWLNDPEVTEWVLIGDFPLTRLAEEKFFDRVMGGDEREVAFAIESLKGEHIGFSGIHRIDFRHGTAMTGTIIGSKDHWGKGLGTDAARTRAQYAFDVLGLRLLMSSVLDGNERSLRMQLAVGYVEIGRIPQRFWKRGAYRDEILTCLTREAFLRES, from the coding sequence ATGGCATACGGATGGGAAGGATCGAAGACTCGGCTCGTGCCCCTCGACAAGGAGCGCCACCTCGACAACGCCCTCGTTTGGCTCAACGACCCGGAGGTCACCGAGTGGGTTCTGATCGGAGACTTCCCGCTCACGCGCCTAGCGGAGGAAAAGTTCTTCGACCGGGTGATGGGCGGCGACGAAAGAGAAGTCGCTTTCGCCATCGAGAGCCTTAAAGGTGAGCACATCGGGTTCTCTGGCATTCACAGGATCGACTTTCGGCACGGCACGGCGATGACGGGAACGATCATCGGCTCGAAGGATCATTGGGGCAAGGGGCTGGGAACCGACGCCGCCAGGACGCGCGCGCAGTACGCGTTCGATGTGCTCGGCCTGAGGCTCCTCATGTCCTCCGTCCTCGACGGCAACGAGCGCTCGCTTCGGATGCAGCTTGCTGTCGGCTATGTCGAGATCGGGCGCATTCCCCAGCGGTTTTGGAAGCGCGGCGCCTACCGCGACGAAATCCTTACCTGCCTCACCCGCGAGGCGTTTCTTCGAGAGTCATGA
- a CDS encoding arginase, with translation MGPAAARLAGLAETLRSLGCAVKDRGDLTQPQAEPGAMGRKVYPSAYVALKEVRSSVEDSLAVDSVPLVIGGDHTVSIGSVGAALSKYGTDLAVLWVDAHSDLNTPGTSDSGNIHGMPVAALMGLESGVDGEQEILWRRIMAEVVGAEKLGPGRAAWLGLREVDGPEQEQLAQMPGCFTSTMYDLDRNGLVSEIDRLDAWIRESGASQLWISFDVDVLDPILAPGTGTAVRGGLTYREMHLMGEMLSETMRAPGCPYRLAGLDLVEINPLFDRGNETAKTAVEWIASIFGKTILGKR, from the coding sequence ATGGGTCCGGCTGCCGCGCGCCTTGCAGGGCTGGCCGAAACGTTGAGATCTCTCGGTTGTGCCGTGAAGGACCGGGGCGACCTGACTCAACCCCAAGCCGAACCCGGCGCGATGGGGCGAAAAGTGTATCCAAGCGCCTACGTCGCCCTCAAAGAGGTTCGGTCCTCGGTCGAAGACAGCCTCGCGGTCGACTCCGTGCCGTTGGTGATCGGCGGTGACCACACTGTGAGCATCGGCAGCGTGGGAGCAGCCCTTTCGAAGTACGGAACCGACCTCGCCGTCTTGTGGGTGGACGCTCATTCGGACCTGAACACCCCCGGCACTTCGGATTCGGGCAACATTCACGGAATGCCCGTCGCCGCGCTGATGGGGTTGGAATCGGGAGTCGACGGAGAGCAGGAGATTCTCTGGCGGAGGATCATGGCGGAAGTGGTGGGGGCCGAGAAGCTGGGCCCTGGGCGGGCGGCGTGGCTGGGGTTGAGGGAGGTCGATGGGCCGGAGCAAGAACAGCTCGCGCAGATGCCGGGATGCTTCACTAGCACGATGTACGACCTCGACCGGAACGGCCTTGTGTCCGAGATCGACCGACTCGACGCGTGGATTCGCGAATCGGGGGCGAGCCAATTATGGATTAGCTTCGACGTAGACGTTCTCGACCCGATCCTCGCTCCAGGAACGGGAACCGCAGTTCGGGGCGGACTCACCTATCGCGAAATGCACCTCATGGGCGAGATGCTGAGCGAGACCATGCGCGCGCCGGGGTGCCCGTACCGGCTTGCGGGCCTCGACCTCGTCGAAATCAACCCGCTCTTCGACCGGGGTAACGAGACCGCTAAGACCGCCGTCGAATGGATCGCTTCCATCTTCGGGAAGACCATTCTGGGCAAGCGGTAG
- a CDS encoding KpsF/GutQ family sugar-phosphate isomerase yields the protein MIFRLLSDALRHESAAIEWLAAHLDESHEEAVRWILGCRGRIVACGVGKSGHIARKAAGTLASTGTPSLFLHAAEALHGDLGMITADDIVLMVSHSGETDELVRLFPSIAAIGARTVLITGRKESSAGRLADLVLETGVREEACPNNLAPTTSTTVMLALCDALALAAMSERKFTADDFAKFHPSGALGKRLLLRVRDIMRSGADVPLLAEETALKDVLRAITKAGAGAACVTDPEGRLLGLITDGDLRRRLLDSPSPFTDPASAIMTRNPFHLGPDLLAIEALEFFQNLPKKVGEIPVVENEKVLGLIVLKDLLRSGIV from the coding sequence ATGATTTTCCGGCTGCTTAGCGACGCGCTTCGGCATGAGTCCGCGGCCATCGAGTGGCTGGCGGCCCACCTGGACGAGTCCCATGAGGAGGCCGTCCGGTGGATTCTCGGTTGTCGTGGGCGAATCGTCGCTTGCGGTGTGGGGAAGTCGGGGCACATCGCCCGAAAGGCCGCTGGAACGTTGGCGAGTACAGGCACTCCCAGCCTGTTCCTGCACGCCGCTGAAGCGCTGCATGGGGATTTGGGGATGATCACCGCCGACGATATCGTGCTGATGGTCTCTCACAGCGGGGAAACCGACGAGCTCGTTCGGCTGTTCCCCTCCATCGCGGCAATCGGGGCGAGGACGGTCTTGATCACAGGCCGCAAAGAGAGCAGCGCCGGACGCCTCGCCGATCTGGTTTTGGAGACGGGCGTTCGGGAGGAAGCCTGCCCCAATAACCTCGCGCCGACGACCAGTACGACGGTGATGCTCGCCCTATGCGACGCTTTGGCGCTTGCCGCGATGAGCGAGCGGAAGTTCACCGCCGACGATTTCGCGAAGTTCCATCCCAGCGGAGCGTTGGGCAAACGGCTGCTGCTGCGGGTCCGGGATATCATGCGTTCGGGGGCCGACGTACCCTTGCTGGCCGAGGAAACCGCCCTTAAGGACGTTTTGAGGGCGATCACCAAGGCGGGGGCAGGGGCGGCATGTGTGACCGACCCCGAGGGGCGGCTGCTTGGACTCATCACCGATGGCGACTTGCGGCGGCGTCTGCTGGACTCGCCGTCGCCGTTCACCGATCCTGCGAGCGCGATCATGACCCGAAACCCGTTTCATCTCGGGCCGGACCTCTTGGCGATCGAGGCGCTGGAGTTCTTCCAAAACCTCCCGAAGAAGGTGGGCGAAATCCCGGTGGTCGAAAACGAAAAGGTCCTCGGACTGATCGTCCTCAAGGACCTTCTGCGTTCAGGAATCGTTTGA
- a CDS encoding bifunctional diaminohydroxyphosphoribosylaminopyrimidine deaminase/5-amino-6-(5-phosphoribosylamino)uracil reductase RibD: protein MAVSDPIRWMRQAIRLSKRGFPAPNPRVGCVIVREGAVVGKGYHPYAGAPHAEAMALAQAGESARGADVFVTLEPCNHVGRTPPCADALIRAGVRSVAIALRDPNPRVEGGGAERLKEAGIEVSVGLCEDEAKAANWVFHEAMSRNRPVVVLKAAMGLDGRVALPSGQSQWITSAESRLAGHRLRAELGAVLVGRGTVATDDPSLTARIRGVVNPPVRIVLDPEARLRGSERVFGPGAETLWCVAAERATEAQFPVRMGADGVDLEALLTQLGSRGVLGVLVEGGPRTITGFLRSGVVDWIVLFIAPKLLGAGKTWVEDLGFQTLDAVLAVSDVSVQKLGSDLMVMARVPRPL from the coding sequence ATGGCCGTAAGTGACCCGATCCGTTGGATGCGCCAAGCGATTCGCCTTTCGAAGCGGGGATTCCCTGCGCCGAACCCTCGCGTCGGGTGCGTGATCGTTCGGGAGGGGGCGGTCGTGGGCAAGGGATACCACCCCTATGCGGGTGCGCCGCATGCTGAAGCGATGGCCCTCGCACAAGCCGGAGAGTCCGCCCGGGGTGCCGATGTGTTCGTCACTTTGGAGCCGTGCAATCACGTTGGACGGACCCCACCGTGCGCGGATGCGCTGATTCGAGCGGGGGTTCGAAGCGTGGCCATCGCCCTTCGCGATCCCAACCCGAGGGTCGAGGGCGGAGGAGCGGAGCGCTTGAAGGAAGCGGGGATCGAAGTGTCCGTCGGGCTCTGCGAGGACGAGGCCAAGGCGGCGAACTGGGTCTTCCACGAAGCCATGTCCCGCAATCGCCCCGTAGTCGTCCTCAAGGCCGCGATGGGTTTGGATGGCAGGGTGGCGCTCCCTTCGGGCCAGAGTCAGTGGATCACGAGCGCGGAGTCCCGGCTCGCAGGGCATAGGCTGAGGGCGGAGTTGGGCGCGGTGCTTGTGGGAAGGGGGACGGTCGCAACTGACGACCCTTCGCTCACGGCACGGATCCGCGGCGTGGTGAATCCGCCTGTCCGAATCGTTCTCGATCCAGAGGCCCGGCTCCGAGGTTCCGAAAGGGTTTTCGGCCCGGGAGCGGAGACGCTGTGGTGCGTTGCGGCCGAGCGGGCGACGGAGGCTCAGTTCCCCGTTCGAATGGGGGCGGACGGAGTCGATTTGGAGGCGCTGCTCACCCAACTCGGGAGTCGAGGCGTATTGGGAGTTCTCGTGGAAGGCGGGCCTCGGACAATTACCGGCTTTTTGCGTTCGGGCGTCGTGGACTGGATCGTCCTCTTTATCGCCCCGAAGCTGCTCGGAGCGGGTAAGACCTGGGTCGAGGACCTTGGTTTTCAGACTCTCGATGCCGTGCTTGCGGTCTCTGATGTGAGCGTTCAGAAGCTGGGTTCGGATCTGATGGTGATGGCGCGGGTCCCACGCCCGCTGTAA